One Brevibacillus choshinensis genomic window carries:
- a CDS encoding SagB/ThcOx family dehydrogenase, which translates to MHPEWQRIANEFIQATSYGVGELEKGWASRYDFSKRPATYLRYEEAFVRIPLGKPDFPDSPNLWELLGSRRSKRNFLATPMTLNELNILLWGTQGITADMGDYQLRTTPSAGALYPIETYLLVNHVEGLEKGLYHLDVENWQLEGLRREDPAESAYLFTEEQEMTRRAAVNFVWTAVVDRTKDKYKERAYRYIWWDAGHVAQNLHVVANGLGLGVSTVGHWMDRDMNRYLGIDGVAHLSVLMASVGKIKGGDWLKDRRPE; encoded by the coding sequence ATGCATCCGGAATGGCAAAGAATCGCAAATGAATTTATCCAGGCAACTTCATACGGTGTAGGGGAGCTGGAAAAGGGCTGGGCTTCCCGCTACGATTTTTCCAAGCGTCCCGCTACTTATTTGCGTTATGAGGAAGCATTCGTCCGCATTCCCCTAGGCAAGCCTGATTTCCCCGATTCGCCAAACCTGTGGGAGCTGCTTGGCAGCCGCCGATCCAAGCGGAACTTTTTGGCTACGCCGATGACGCTAAATGAGCTGAACATTCTCCTCTGGGGAACCCAAGGAATTACAGCCGATATGGGGGACTACCAGCTGCGGACGACTCCGTCGGCAGGGGCTCTTTATCCGATCGAAACCTATTTGCTGGTCAACCATGTCGAAGGTCTGGAAAAAGGATTGTACCACCTCGATGTGGAAAATTGGCAGCTGGAAGGACTTCGCCGGGAAGACCCTGCAGAGTCGGCCTACTTGTTTACGGAGGAACAGGAAATGACGCGGCGCGCAGCTGTCAATTTTGTTTGGACCGCCGTCGTGGACCGGACGAAGGACAAGTACAAGGAACGGGCCTATCGCTATATTTGGTGGGATGCCGGACATGTCGCGCAGAATCTCCACGTCGTCGCAAACGGCTTGGGACTTGGCGTCAGTACGGTCGGTCACTGGATGGATCGCGACATGAACCGATATTTGGGGATCGATGGGGTCGCGCACCTGTCCGTCCTCATGGCTTCGGTAGGAAAAATAAAGGGCGGCGATTGGCTCAAAGACCGACGTCCCGAATAA
- a CDS encoding LysR family transcriptional regulator has translation MTLAQLQVLIAAAKAGSFTRAAEDIGFTQSAVSQMISSLEKELGVSLFHRSRSGITPTSIGERMLQHARDILQITACMTQEAASARNLDTGTLRIAALNSVASRLLPGLLGDFRKRYPSVEIILFEGKNDEIDNWIASSVVDIGITVHPDSDLQTLPLIQDLMMVILPESHPLCQEPLLSFSQIEERCFIMPRDACVKNMLHNNGIYPKSTFEVGDISTILTMVQEYIGVSILPELYIPQTIPKIVAIPLDPPITRQLVLAVRNWQAISPVTAEFAVHCQKYISSLEKKAVRSSQT, from the coding sequence GTGACTTTGGCCCAGCTCCAGGTCCTCATCGCCGCTGCCAAGGCTGGAAGCTTTACGCGAGCCGCCGAGGACATCGGCTTTACCCAGTCCGCCGTATCGCAAATGATCAGCAGTCTGGAAAAAGAACTGGGAGTCTCCCTCTTTCACCGCAGCCGCAGCGGGATTACCCCGACCAGCATCGGAGAGCGCATGCTGCAGCATGCGCGGGACATCCTCCAAATCACCGCCTGCATGACCCAGGAGGCGGCATCCGCACGAAATCTGGATACAGGCACCCTGCGCATCGCGGCGCTCAATAGTGTGGCGTCCAGGCTGCTCCCGGGGCTTCTGGGTGACTTCCGCAAACGGTATCCGTCCGTAGAAATCATCCTGTTCGAAGGGAAAAATGACGAGATCGACAATTGGATCGCCAGCTCCGTAGTCGATATCGGGATTACCGTTCATCCCGATTCAGACCTGCAGACCCTTCCCCTGATTCAAGACCTCATGATGGTCATTTTGCCCGAGTCGCATCCGCTATGCCAGGAGCCGCTTCTTTCTTTTTCCCAGATCGAGGAGCGCTGCTTTATCATGCCGCGAGATGCATGCGTCAAAAACATGCTGCACAACAATGGCATCTACCCCAAGTCGACGTTTGAAGTCGGTGACATCAGCACGATCCTGACCATGGTCCAGGAGTACATCGGGGTAAGCATCCTCCCCGAGCTGTACATCCCCCAGACCATCCCGAAGATCGTGGCGATCCCGCTCGATCCACCCATCACTCGGCAGCTCGTTCTCGCTGTGCGCAATTGGCAAGCCATCTCGCCTGTGACCGCTGAATTTGCGGTGCACTGCCAGAAGTACATCAGCTCACTGGAAAAGAAAGCGGTCAGGTCTTCGCAGACCTAA
- a CDS encoding peptide MFS transporter, with amino-acid sequence MAESGQAQHGKVRHPPGLYLLFFTELWERFSYYGMRALLTLYLTSALISGGLGYEKSTAMSIYGFFTGAVYFTPLAGGYLSDRFIGRRRAITIGGILMALGNFVLFAVTNTVGLYLGLALLIIGNGFFKPNISTLVGELYPNDEGRKDAAFTIFYMGINIGAFFAPLICGYLAEDLFKTSVDGVDHFGFRYGFLAAAIGMIIGQAIYNGLGNRYLGDIGKETVRTASISQGAGDVSKEPLTTKEKQRTAVIVIITCFVIFFWAGFEQAGSSLTLYADKFVDKHFFGWEVPTAWFQSLNPFFIVVLAPVLSGFWVKLASTKRGDLSIPVKMACGMILLGLGYMVLIVAVLQTGSDENNIVVQSNIMFIIFTYLLHTLGELFLSPVGLSMVSKLAPLKLASLLMGVWLASTGVANILGGYLAAFTQSLGYFEVFGIIGLLAILMGLVLLALSRKLVRMME; translated from the coding sequence ATGGCGGAATCAGGGCAAGCACAGCATGGGAAGGTTCGGCATCCGCCAGGGCTGTACTTGCTGTTTTTCACAGAGCTTTGGGAGCGCTTCAGCTATTACGGGATGCGAGCTCTACTGACCTTGTATTTGACCTCGGCTCTGATAAGCGGTGGACTCGGTTATGAGAAAAGCACGGCGATGAGCATCTATGGATTTTTCACGGGAGCTGTCTATTTTACGCCACTCGCTGGAGGGTATTTGTCTGACCGCTTCATCGGGAGAAGGCGCGCCATCACCATTGGCGGGATTTTGATGGCACTGGGCAACTTCGTGCTGTTTGCGGTTACCAACACGGTCGGGCTCTATCTCGGGCTCGCCCTGCTGATCATCGGCAACGGCTTTTTCAAGCCCAACATCTCGACGCTAGTCGGGGAGCTGTATCCCAATGACGAAGGCAGGAAGGATGCCGCCTTTACCATCTTTTACATGGGGATCAACATCGGGGCGTTTTTCGCGCCGTTGATTTGCGGCTACTTGGCAGAGGATTTGTTCAAGACATCCGTGGATGGTGTCGATCACTTTGGATTCCGCTACGGATTTTTGGCTGCTGCGATCGGCATGATCATCGGACAAGCCATTTACAATGGCTTGGGAAACCGCTATCTGGGCGACATCGGCAAAGAGACGGTCAGGACAGCATCTATTTCGCAGGGGGCGGGAGACGTTTCTAAGGAACCTCTCACCACCAAAGAAAAGCAGCGCACAGCGGTCATTGTCATCATCACATGCTTCGTCATCTTTTTCTGGGCTGGCTTTGAACAAGCGGGGAGTTCATTGACCTTGTACGCCGACAAGTTTGTGGACAAGCATTTCTTTGGCTGGGAAGTGCCCACCGCTTGGTTCCAGTCGCTCAATCCGTTTTTCATTGTCGTACTCGCCCCTGTTTTGTCAGGCTTTTGGGTCAAGCTGGCATCGACCAAACGCGGCGACCTCAGCATCCCCGTGAAAATGGCATGCGGGATGATCTTGCTCGGCTTGGGGTACATGGTGCTGATCGTCGCTGTATTGCAGACGGGGAGTGACGAAAACAACATCGTCGTTCAATCCAATATCATGTTCATCATCTTCACGTATCTGCTCCATACCTTAGGGGAGCTCTTCCTCTCTCCAGTCGGGCTGTCGATGGTGAGCAAGCTGGCACCTCTCAAGCTGGCATCGCTTTTGATGGGAGTATGGCTCGCAAGTACGGGTGTGGCGAATATCCTCGGCGGTTATCTCGCCGCTTTTACGCAGTCACTCGGCTATTTTGAGGTTTTCGGCATCATTGGTCTTCTCGCGATCTTGATGGGGCTGGTTCTGCTGGCCCTTTCGCGAAAACTGGTGCGGATGATGGAATAG
- a CDS encoding DMT family transporter, with product MKKRSSLAIFIAQCTSLVLWASAFPGIRVGLEAYSPDQLSLLRFLIGSALLILFAVVFRIRLPEGKDIPVLLLLGGLGFTVYHVALNYGEQTISAGVASLFVSTTPLFASLLAMLFYRERFGIRGWVGSLLGFIGVMISSLGTGETLQWNGGIFLILLASFSESLYFAFQRTYVEKYGFLAFTAYTIWGGTFFMLYALPGLGEAIAHAPAQVSASVLYLGIFPTVIAYLALAFVTSRVGASEATSSLYLTPALAFAIGWVWLGEVPTLPSILGGVVTLLGVLLATFRVQHSSAANDIKGKLGH from the coding sequence ATGAAGAAACGGTCTTCGCTCGCGATTTTCATCGCGCAATGCACCTCCCTCGTGCTTTGGGCTTCGGCATTCCCCGGGATTCGGGTGGGGCTGGAAGCATACTCGCCCGATCAGCTCTCGCTGCTGCGCTTTCTCATCGGTTCTGCGCTGCTCATTCTGTTTGCCGTCGTCTTTCGCATCCGCTTGCCTGAAGGAAAGGATATCCCCGTCCTCCTGTTGCTTGGCGGGCTTGGCTTTACCGTCTATCATGTCGCGCTCAACTACGGCGAGCAGACGATTTCTGCAGGAGTAGCCAGCCTGTTTGTCTCGACAACTCCCCTTTTTGCTTCACTCCTGGCCATGCTCTTTTATCGGGAGCGCTTTGGGATTCGCGGGTGGGTCGGCTCTTTGCTCGGATTCATTGGCGTCATGATCAGTTCCTTGGGGACGGGCGAGACCCTGCAATGGAATGGCGGAATATTCTTAATCCTGCTCGCATCCTTCTCCGAGAGCCTTTACTTCGCGTTTCAACGCACGTATGTAGAAAAATACGGCTTTCTCGCCTTTACGGCCTACACGATTTGGGGTGGAACCTTTTTCATGCTTTACGCGTTGCCTGGTTTGGGAGAAGCCATCGCCCATGCACCCGCGCAGGTTTCCGCAAGCGTCCTCTACCTGGGTATTTTTCCGACAGTGATTGCTTATCTGGCTCTCGCTTTCGTCACGTCGAGGGTCGGCGCCTCCGAGGCTACCAGCTCGCTTTACCTGACACCCGCACTCGCTTTTGCCATTGGCTGGGTATGGCTGGGAGAAGTTCCTACCCTGCCCTCGATCCTCGGGGGAGTCGTCACGCTGTTGGGTGTTTTGCTTGCGACGTTCAGAGTGCAGCACTCCTCTGCGGCAAATGACATCAAGGGGAAGCTCGGCCATTAA